The sequence CTATGAATTTCTCTATTTTGATCTTACTTTATCTTCTCAATTAGCCTTTCTGCCTGTCGAGTTATTAAATCCCAATCTTCAGAAATAACTAAGTCTTTGGGAAACAACTCGCTGCTCAATCCAATGGCGATCGCACCGGCTCTGAGGAAATCCGGGGCATTTTCTACAGTTACTCCCCCAGTTGGGATCAAAGGAATTTCTCCCAAAGGAGCTTGCAGACTTTTGATATATCCACTACCACCACAAGCTTGCACGGGAAACACTTTCACGCAGCTAGCACCATAAGTCCAAGCCGTAACAATTTCTGTGGGAGTCAGCGCTCCGGGTATAACTGGTACCTTTTGCTTTACAGCTGCTTGAATTATCGTTAAATCAACATGAGGAGTAAAAAAGAACTGTGCCCCTGCGTCTATTGCTCGATGCATTTGTTCTAGATTCAACAACGTTCCCGTACCGATAACGCAGTTAGGTAATTCCACACGTAGTTGTGCAATTAACTCCGCAGCCTGGGGAGTATTCCAAGTGATTTCAATTAACTGCATCCCCCCAGATGCGACAGCCAAAGCCATTTGTCGCGCCAAATATTTTTTTTGGGCACGAATTACCGCGATGGCGCGGTGTCTTTTCAAAAGCACTAACCAAGGGGTATCGATAATGGGAGATTGGACATTGGGCATTAGAAATTGAGCATTAGAAATAAAAAAAACTTTGATGATAAGTCTTTTTTTATCGAAATTGAGCTAGATAAGTTCAGTTTTTCTAGAAACTAGATTGAAAATTTATTCAGTTTTAAGCAAGTCATTTATTTTTTCATCGAGAGATAATTACTTATTTACTAATTTAAATTCTTCTTCTATCTTCTGCTGTCGGGGAAAAAACAACCCAAAATTTCATCTTTTTTTTCGGATCGAGAGTATATATCTGTATCGCTAATATGATAAAAGCTAAGTAAATAAACGCAATTATTACAACCTAGGTATTGTAATTTTAATTGGCATGATTCACAAACAAATTTTCTACAAAAGCTTTATAGCTTCGGTTACAGCAGCAACAGTTATTATTGGTGGAAGTCAATTAAATCATACCTTTGCCCAATCTTCCCCAGCTAAAAATCCAACTACGGCAAATTCTTCACAAACCAAGCCTGCTCTGACTTTACAGGGGCACATATGGACTATCGAGGCCTTAGATTTTACCCCAGATGGGCAAACTTTAGTCAGTGGTAGCTACGACCATACCGTAAAAGTATGGGATCTAAAAAATGGTAAACTCATCCGCACCCTTGATGGGCATAAAGACGGCGTGAATGACGTTCTTATTAGCCCCGATGGAAAACAGTTTTTCACTGCTGGGGGAACGGCAGAACCCAATACCACTAAAGTCATTAAGGTATGGGATATGAAAACAAAAAAATTACTTCGTACCCTTAAAGGGCATACTTTAGGAGTCACTTCCCTGGCTATAACCCCCGATGGTAAAACTCTTATCAGCGGTAGTTACGATAAAACAATTAGGTTATGGGACACGCAAAAAGGTATACGCAAGCGTACTTTTACCGGACATAGCGATCCCATACTTTCAATTGCAATTAGTCCGGATGGAAAAACCCTGGCAAGCGGTGGTGGTGAGCTTAACGACGATTCTGACAAAACAGTTAAATTATGGAATCTGGAAACGGGAGAATTAACTAGCAACATCAAAGGAAACAACAATGTTATCAACTTTATTGGCTTTACTCCCGATGGTAAATATCTGGTGAACTCTACAGATCCAAAAATAAATGTTTGGGATGTGAGTACTGGCAAATTAGTAAATCGTTTTAGCGTATCCGATATTGAAGGAGTGACTTCTGTAACTTTAGGAAACGACAGTAAAAGCGTTGTCACAACTACATTAGATGGTGCCGTTACAATGTGGGAGCTAATTAGCGGAAAAGCAATGAAAACTTTAGTAGAAGCTTCCAACAATCCCCAAAACTACGACCAACTTTATCCCACCAGCACAGCCTTCAGCCCCGACGGTAAAACTATTGCCATAGGTGAAGGAGGTGGAGCTTACAATTCAAAATTTACAATCAACATTCGACGAATGGAATAAACAGTGAGCAGTGAACAGTAATCAGTGAGCAGTGAGCAGTGAGCAGTGAGCAGTGAACAGTAATCAGTGAGCAGTAAGGAAGCAATTACCCATTACCCATTACCCATTACCAATTACCAATTACCAATTACCAATTACCAATTTTCACTTCTCATACTGCTCGTAAGCTGCGACAATACGCTGTATTAAAGCATGTCTAACTACGTCTTTTCGAGAAAATTCACAAAAGCCTATACCTTCGACATTTTTTAAAATTTGAAAGGCTGTTGCAAGTCCCGATTTCTGCTGTAAAGGTAAATCGGTTTGCGTCATATCACCGGTTACTACCATGCGGGAACGAAAACCCAAACGAGTCAGAACCATTTTCATCTGCGCTGGCGTGGTATTTTGAGCTTCGTCCACGATGACAAACGCATTATTTAAAGTTCTTCCCCGCATATAAGCTAATGGTGCAACTTCGATTATGCCTCTTTCAATCAGCGATGGGACTTTATCTGGCTCGATAAATTCGTTGATAGCATCATAAAGCGGACGCAAATAAGGATTAACTTTTTGCTGCAAATCTCCTGGTAAAAATCCTAGCTTTTCACCTGCTTCTACGGCGGGACGAGTTAAAATCAGTTTTTCATACTTGTTATCAAGCAGTGCTTGAACCGCCACAACAACCGCTAAAAATGTTTTACCAGTACCCGCAGGACCAATACAAAATGTTAAGTCACGCTTGCGTATTGCTTCAATATACTGTCGCTGACGAAAAGTTTTAGCACGAATTTGTTCGCCTCGACGAGTTTTAGCAAGTACATCTTTTTGTAATGTTTGCAGTTCATCTTCTCGATGGGTATCAAGGGCTTGGCGCGCTGTTAAAATATCGGCAACAGATAAGATATTTCCCTTCGTCCAAATATCTTCCAAAGATTTTACCAACCGACTAACCAAGTCGATTTGTTTCTCGGTACCGCTTACGTATAATTCTTGTCCCCGCAATACCACCGTGGCTCCAGTTTGTCGAGCTAAGAGTTTGAGGTTTTCTTCCTGGCTTCCAGCTAAAGCCATAGCACTAGGGATATCGGGCAATTCTATTGTTATGGCTTCTGCCATAGTATTAATTAAGTATTTCTTTTTAGTAAGGAATAATTTTTGACCCAGAGACTCCGTTTTCAGGAGCTTAATCTTATTTTCTGAGCGATCGCATTAAATAGCAATATAGGGGTTTTGATTTAGTTCAATCACTCTTACAAGGATGGAAATTTCTACTTGTGAGAATTTCAGCTACTTTCTTTGTATTGCACTCAATGAAAAAGGTCTATGTTTCACAAAATTTACTATTCAACCAACTACTTAACCAACGATTTAACTATTTACTATCAGCCATAGGGCTGATAGCGAATAAAATCAGAAACAATAAAAATTGTTTCAACTAAATGCGAGTTCGGGGTTTGGTGAAATCTCTACGTCCGTCACCACGTCTGACTTTAGGCTTAGGCATTGGCAATTCTCTATCCCTTTCTTCGCTATAAGATGCCGGTGCATCCTCCCGACTTTCATTACTACCGTAAATGTCTAGGTATGCCGATTGTCCCGCAGCTTGAGCAGCCGCAGAAATCACAGTGCGAATAGCTTGGATGTTGCGTCCTCCACGACCAAACACTTTACCTTTATCTGCACTATCAAAGGCAATGCGAATCCAAGCTCGTTTGGTGCTACGAGAAATTTCACAATCAACGCTTAAAGACTCTGGTGATTCCAAAAACGGCTGCATTAAAAAATTAACTAAACCAACGTAATCGGGAGTTGTACGGGAATTCGTATCTGTTACTTTACTAGGATGCAGTTGCTGCACGGACTTGTTCAAAAACATTATTTTTTTCTAAAATGCGACGCACTGTGTCAGTTGGTTGAGCGCCCTGTTGTAGTCGCTTAACAATGCCGTCTACGTCTAATCTAACTTCTTTGGTTCTAGGATTATAAAATCCTAATTCTTCGAGGGGACGACCATCACGACGGGACAGATTGTTGATGGCTATTAAGCGGTAACTTGCTTCTCGTTTTTTGCCTATTCGCTTTAAGCGCAGTTTAATCATAATAAAAAGGTAATTCTCCTACTTTGTAAGATGTTAGTTTACAACTAGAGTCGGTGACAAATCTATCCGAAATAATGAAAGCATTTCACCGAAAAAGGTAATGCTCCCCCGAATGCGGGAAGATAAAATTTCCCACAAGTAGCAGATGATAATTTTAGCACTTGCACGGCATGAAGCGCTATTCGTTTAAAGGTCAAAGCTTAAAGCTTAAAGGTCAAAGGTCAAAGCTTAAAGGTCAAAGGTCAGAGTTTAAACGCTGCTCGCTGCTCACTGCTACAGCGTACCGAAACCTTTCTTTTTCTTAGCTTTTTTCTGCTTCTTTTTACCGCCAGAAGCGCCGCGCCAGCCCGGTGCGGGGGCATTTCCGGCAGCCATTGGATTTCCACCGCCAAACATTCCTCCGCCTCCCATTCCAGGGAAGTTACCTTGTCCCATTTGCTGCATCATGTTCCGCATTTTCTGGAAATCACTTATCAGCTTGCTGACATCTTTTTCTTTATAACCACTTCCAGATGCAATCCGTCGCCGTCTGCTGGGAGAACTCGCTAGTAAATCGGGATCTGTCCGTTCTTGTTTGGTCATGGACTTAATCATCGCTTCGCAACGCTGAAGCTGAGATTGCCCTTGTTCGAGCTGTTCGTTAGAAATTTTGTTCATCCCCGGAATCATCTTCATGATGCCACCGAGGGAACCCATATTCTTCAGCAAACGCAGTTGTTTGAGAAAGTCAGTAAAATCAAACTTCGCCGACAGCATTTTCTCTGTCATTTTTTCGGCATCGGCGAGGTCAAATTCCTCCTGGGCTTTTTCAACCAGGGTTAAGACATCTCCCATGCCCAAAATCCGGGATGCCATTCTATCGGGATAAAACGGCTGTAGGGCTTCAACTTTTTCACCAACACCAACAAATTTAATTGGTGCGCCCGAAATTCGCCGCACCGATAGCGCCGCACCACCACGGCTATCACCGTCTAACTTTGTTAAAATTGCACCGCTAATGCCAATCTTTTCGTGGAAAGTACGAGTCAAATTTGCCGCTTCTTGACCGGTCATTGCGTCCACTACCAGCAGCGTTTCATGGGGCTGGACGGTCTCTTTGACACTGGCTAATTCCGCCATCATGTCTTCATCAATTTGCAGACGACCGGCAGTATCAATAATTACGGTATCAATGCCTTCCGCCTTGGCACGCTCCACACCTTGACGGGCAATTTCAACTGGATTTGCATCGCTTCCCAGTTCAAATACTGGCACGTCAATTTGTTTACCTAAAGTTATCAATTGGTCAATTGCAGCAGGACGATAAACGTCTGTTGCTACCATCAAACAATTGCGTTCTAATTTTCTTAGATGTAAGGCTAACTTAGCTGTTGCAGTAGTTTTACCAGTACCTTGCAAACCAGCCATCAAAACAATTGTAGGTGATTCTTCGGCTTGCACTAGGGGGACGTTAGTTTCCCCCATCACGTTTACTAATTCATCGTGAACAATTTTAATAAACTGTTCCCCTGGACGTACCCCATTCAATACCTCAGCACCTTGTGCTTTGGCTTCAACTTCACTAATAAATTCTTTAATTACTTGCAGGTTGACATCTGCTTCCAACAAAGAGCGTCGTACTTCTCGTAAAGCTTCCTGAATGTTGGATTCAGAGATTTTACCTTGTCCCCGGAGTTTTTTCCAGGTTGATTCTAAACGGTCGGCTAGTGCATCAAACATAATACAATTATCTTAATTAACCCTCACGCTTATAATAATGCGGGGGATTTTTAGCTCAACAACTCATCTTGAAGCCGGAAGGATTCAAGCTAAACAAAACCGTACTCATTTGCACACAGTTTTACCAACAGGTGAAAATTTTTAGAAGACGGCAATTTACAAAGCGTAGATATATCTCTTAAGCATACTAGAATACAAGCTGCTTAGCTTAGGGCGATCGCTCTCCATTTACCCATAGTTTCCTTGCAGATTGATTTACTTGGTTAGTATTGGGTTTGTGTTGACGTGTTGCAATTGTCAGCCTATGGGCTTTTTGACTGTATTCAGAAGCGGACACACTTCCCATCTGCTTCTTAGAAACAACTCGAAATACGCAACCGCTTACTTATCGCTCGGGCTTCCAATTCAAAAATCAGTAAAAACAGTAAAAGTAATATTTGTTTACATTTATCGATAAAAAGACTTTTAACATTAACATTTTTAAGCAGTTTCAAAAAGACTTTCTGTAAAAAATTTATAAAAATAGGAATTATATTTAAAAAATAATTGCTAAAACTTGAACTTTCATCTGTGGAAAATTACTTATAGACAAGCTATTATTTAACTATATCGATTTTACGGTTATCTAAGTAGGATTATTTAATTTAACAATTAGTTTTTGGCGAATGCTATGAATATTTTTGTAACAATTAAGTATAAAAAACGAATGTTTTAGTATAAGTAAGTTGTTAAAATCATAATTAAACTTCACTTATAGACTATTGTCTTTAATTATTTAAATGAGTCATATCTGTTAATATTCTGGATTTTCAGAATGTTAGTATATTCATAAAGTTGTTGCTTCAACTATTCGTAAGAGCAATATATGAAAATTATTTTTTGCTTTTAATTAAATGCCTAAAATCTAGGTAAGCTGCATCTTGAAATGATGCAAACAGAGAACTGATTAATTTTATTAGAATTTTAAATAATATTTAGACAGTTAAAATTCAATTTTGCGAATATATTTTTTGAGTCAAACAAAAAAATGAAAAAAGAGATTAAAGAAGTAGCTGAAACTTTCAGCAATACGAGTGCATCTAACCAAGCCGCAAATCAACAACAGCAAAGTATCCGAGAAAAAATTATTAACCAAGTTCTCAAAGGTGAAAACCCTAGCAGTTTAAACTTAATTTTTACCAATTTAAAAGAAGCTAAGCTAATTGGGGTTAACCTAAGCAATATGTATCTTAGTGGCGTTGAATTGTGTAGTGCCGATTTAACAAATGCTCAGTTACTAGGAGTTGATTTAAGCGAAGCAGATTTGAGCAACAGCAAATTGGTTAACGCTCAGTTGGCGGGAGCAAATCTTAACAGCATAAAGTTGATTGCAGCTAATCTTAGTAATGCTAATTTACGAGATGCTAACCTCTGCACTTCTAAACTCAATCATGCTTGTTTAATCGGTGCCCAGTTGTTAGGGGCAAATTTGAGTGGTGCTGAATTAACCGATGCGAATTTAAATAATGCCTTACTTCACAAAATTTACTTGTGGAATGCCAACCTTAATAATGCTCAGTTAATTAATTCCGATTTAACTGATGCCTATATGAACAACGTCAAGCTTAATAATGCCGATTTAACTGGTGCAATTCTTGTAAATGCTCAGCTTTCTGAAGCTAAATTAAAAAATGCTAACTTAAAATCGGTTAATTTGAATTCTGCCCAATTAGATAATGCGAATTTAAGGAATGCCGACTTGAGCGACGCTTGCTTAGAGAAAGTCAATTTACAGAATAGCAATCTTGAAGGAGCTATTTTACATAATACAAACTTTCATCAAGCAGCCTTAAATAACGCTAATCTCACGAATGCAAAAGTGAAAAATGCTCGCTTCTCAGAAAATACAGGTATCAGCGAAGACGTAAAAATCTATCTAAAAAGAGAGGGAGCTATCTTTGAAGATGAATAATTACGAAACAATCATGACACCAAAGTAATTAAATTAGAAAATGCTTCGGTTGCATCTGCTAAAGCTTTACTTTGAAAAACAAATTCGCTGTAGTCTGCCAAGTTATCCAAACCAACCACATTTAACATGACTTCAGCAGTTACCCATGCAGAGGTTTCGATAAATAATTTTCGCCATCTTACTTTCATAACGTTTGTCTCCTTTTTTGAAATACCACTTCTTAAGCAATTGATTATTTAAACTTTGCCCTTAGTTAAGAAATGTAAATTATTTCAACGAATGATTTCAATAGCTTGATTAAAAAACTGAGGTAGTAATTTTACCTCCATAAAAGATGGAAATTACGAATTGACGAAAATTGTGGGCAGCCTGTAAACCTTACCTAGTAAGCTCTGAGCTTGTTTACGCTAGCTAAAAAGATAAACAGTAATTTGTATCGCATCAGTGTGGGGAACCCGGTTTCTTACCGATCGCACAATCAGATATGGCAGTTTTCACTTGAAGGGACATTTGTCACAAATCTGAAACCGTTGTAGAGACGTGGCAATGCTACGTCTCAAACAATGTGAAATCAGTACTTAATCTTTTTGTTCAGCAACGCCAAAAAAACAAGCAACCACCAAAGCCGAAGAATAACAATTAACCATTAACTGTTAATTTTTCTACAGCATCAGCTTGTGTGGGTAAAGCAGCTGTTAAAACTTCACTTCCATTATCTGTAACTAAAACATCATCTTCGATTCGGATTCCTCGGACATCTGCAAACTGCGATAAACGTTCCCAGTTGACAAATTGTTTAAAATTATCGCGATTCTCCGAATTATTCACAATCGCGGGTACTTGATAAAAACCCGGTTCAATTGTAACTACCATTCCGGCATGTAAAGGTCGATTTAGACGCAAGTAACCCAAGCCAAAACGTCCGCTTCTTTGTCTTCCTTCTTCGTACCCTGCTAAATCTCCTAAGTCTTCCATATCATGCACATCTAAGCCAAGTAAATGTCCGATTCCGTGAGGGAAAAACAAAGCATGAGCATCTACATTTACCAACTCTTCGGGATTACCTTGCAAAATACCTAAATCTATTAAACCTTCAGCAATAACCTGACAAGCACAAAGATGAATATCTTCGTACTCTATACCTGGGCTGATTTTGTCAATACAGGCATCATGGGCTGCTAAGACAACATCATAAATATCTCTTTGAGTTGATGAAAATTTTCCGCTCACAGCCCAAGTTCGAGTTACGTCAGCAGCCCAACCATTGGGAGTTTCCGCGCCAACATCAGCAAGCAGTAAATCGTCCGAGTTTAAGGAATTTTCATAATGCTCGTTGTGCAACACTTCCCCCCGCACCGTGACAATACTGTTATAAGATGTTGTCATATTACGAGCAATGATTACTGATTCCATTGCCGCTCGTACTTGTGCTTCTGTTTTCGCTGCTGCGGTTGCAGCCATACCAGCTTTATGGGCTTCTATAGTAACGGCAACAGCTTGACGTATTTCATCCAAAGCGGCTTCGTCGTGGGTAAGACGCAGCTGAGCAACAGCCTTAGCTAATTGCAAATCTTTATTTTCCGGTGGACGTTGCGGTAAAATCCATCTATCTAGTAATTGTGATTGTTGCGTCCATGAAGCTGCATCTTGTACGGCAATTGTTGCTACATCCTGTAAATATGATTCAAGTTCAGCCATTGGGTAAGCTTCATCAGCACCAATTTGTTCTGCAATTTCATCGCGACTCGGCATTTCTCCATGCCAAAGAGCGCTACTTGGTGAGGGATTATCTATAAACAATTGCAGTTTACCTGCTTCCAAACGAATCGCAGTATTTTTCAAAGGTAATCCGGCAAAATAGAGAAAATGACTGCTAGGACGATGTGGAAAGATGTTTGCAGAAAAATTACGGGGACTAGGATTACCAGACCAGAATACTGCCGGAAAATCGATTAAATCGGCTAATTTTTCTCTTCTTTTACGTAAAGTTTCTGCAAGTGAGTTAGAAGTAGATGTTGTTGTCATTGTTTAGGTATTGGTAATTGGGCATTGGTAGTTGGTAATTGGTAGTTGGTAATTGGGCATTGGGCATTGGTAATAACTTGACATCTTCCAGTCACTGCCAAAGGGGTACCGAATGCAGTGGGGAATTCCAAAAATCGCTCTTTAGTTTCCTCTTTCTACAACCCGATTTAGATAAAATTAATAACTGTTCGCTGATAACTGTTCGCTGTTAACTGCTCACTGTTAACTGATAACTGATATGAAACAAAGCAACTGGTTGATTGAAGAATTGCCAGGATTAAGCCAAGATGAAATTAATAATTTGAAAAATAATGGTTTTACAACTACTTTAGCTCTGGTAAAACAAGGAAAAACTCCACAAGAAAAGTTAATACTGGCACAGAAGCTACAGGTTCATGTCCAGTATGTAAATAAGTGGGTTGCTTTAGCGGATTTAGCTCGAATCCCCAGTGTGGGAACGGAATATTCTGGGTTGTTGCTTCATGCTGGCATTGCTTCGGTGGTGCAGTTGTCAACTACTCCCCCCCATCGCTTACACAAACAAATTTTGCGTTTGCAAGTAGCAACTCTACAAAGGCGAGATTTATGCCCTGCGGTTGAACAAGTAAATGAATGGGTTGAGCAAGCCAAGAAGTTATCAGTTAGGAGTTAGAAGTTATATCCCGTATAGTAATTGCTTGTAAATTGTCTTTAAACTACAAACTTTTAAATCCCATTATTAATCGTTAATTCTCTTTCTAGCTCCTAATCACTCCCTATCGCAAGCTATACTACTCTTTCTCCAGTACGCCGTTGAGAAATATGTCAGCCAGCCCTTCTGCCATTTTCTGTTTTTCTTGGGGGGAAGCATCTGGTTCCATAAGTGTATTATGTGAAAAGCCTGCCACAGCAAACATTCCTAGAAAAACCTGAGCTACGAGTTTTGCATCTGTCTTGCGGTAGATTCCTTTATCCATTGCTGTTTGAAAGAAAGCTTCAGCAACATCAGTCATTTTATCAATCACCTCTTTTTGAATGCGATCGCGAAGTTCGGGATGAAACTGGGCTTCCATAAAACAAACTTTCATCATGTCGGCATTTTTTTGTAAATTCCACATCCGACGACGCATTACTTGGGCTACGGCTTTATAGCTACCCATTTCACTTAATTCGGTGAGTAAATCGGTTAGAATATCCACCCAGCCAGCAGTTGCAACTTCAACTAAGATTGCTTTTTTATTAGAAAAATGGCGGAATAACGTTCCTTCAGCAACTCCTGCTTTTTGTGCTAAGTCGCGGGTAGTCGTACCGTCAAATCCTTGAGAAGCAAACAACTTTTGTGCTGCTTGCAAAATCCGATCGCGTGTTTGTATTTCTGGAGGAGGAGGAGATTTAAAAGCTCGCATAGTATTAGTGATGGTGATTGTTCCGGAACTGCATCTGTAGCATTATTGTCTAACGTTAAGTACTATAAGCTGCAAATCTTTAATATAAGATTAAGCCTTGAGAATTAAGATTTTTGCTGGAGCCAGAAGATAGCCCGATAATCTGTAATTTATAATACGTTGCTTAAGCGCCAACTTGAACTGCGTAATTAGAAATATAGAGGATGAAAATATATGGTGATATGGCGAAGCTAAAAGAAATTACAATTCCGTTGTTTTGGAATGCGAGAGATGTAAAAATGTTCAATTCTCTAAGTTTATTGCCCCCAAGCGATATTCTTGCACAGTTTAAAAGGAAAATTATGGGAAATATCTCACGTCGGCTGTTTGCACTGCTTTTAGCATTAGTTTTTTGTTGGGAGTTTTTACCGGCAGCTGCATCTGCTCAAACTCCATCTGGGGAAACTTCGATTCAACCTTATTTAGATCGGGTTACTGAAAATTTGACGGAGTTTAAGCTAGATAATGGCATGAAGTTCATTGTTCTAAGACGACAAAAAGCTCCTGTAGTTTCTTTTCTTACTTATGCTGATGTCGGTGGTGTAGACGAACCAGAAGGTAAAACCGGTGTTGCACACTTTTTAGAGCATTTAGCTTTTAAAGGTACTGACAGAATTGGTACAAAAAATTACGCTAAAGAAACAAGGTTGCTCGATCGATTAGATAAATTAGCAGCCCAAATTCAACAAGCTTCTTCAGCAGAACAAAAAGATAAAGTTGCTCAACTAAAAGCTCGGTTTAAAAAGATAGAAGAGCAAGCTCGCCAAACGGTAAAGCAAAATGAGTTGGGTAGAATTGTCGAACAAGCTGGGGGTGTGGGCTTAAATGCTACGACTTCTACCGAAGCGACTAAATATTTTTACAGCTTTCCTTCTAATAAATTAGAACTTTGGATGTCTCTGGAGTCGGAGCGTTTTCTTAATCCCGAGTTGCGACGCGAATTTTATAAGGAAAAAGATGTAATTCTTGAAGAAAGACGGATGCGGGTAGATAATTCACCCATTGGACAGATGATTGAAAAGTTTAACGACACGGCTTTTCAAAAGCATCCTTATAAACGCCCGGTGATTGGTTACGACAAAGATATCCGTAACTTGACAACCGAAGATGTACAGCAATTTTTCGATACATACTACGTTCCCAGCAATATTACGGTTGCTGTAGTTGGAGATGTCCAACCTGCTGAAGTCAAAAAACTAGCGGAAGCTTATTTTGGACGTTATGAAGCTAAACCCAAACCAGAACAGGAACTCGCAGTAGAACCAAAACAAACTCAAGAAAAAGAATTTACCTTAAATTTACCTTCTCAACCTTGGTATTTAGAAGGTTATCACCGTCCAAGTATTAACGATCCAGATAATGCAGTTTATGACATTATTAGCGGTTTGCTTAGCGACGGACGTACTTCGCGACTGTATAAATCTTTGGTAGAAAAGCAACAATTAGCACTAGCAGCGCAGGGATTTAGCGGTTTCCCAGGAGATAAATATCCCAACTTAATGCTTTTCTATGCTTTGACTGCACCGGGACGTAGTGTTGATGAGGTAGCTAAAGCGCTGCGAGAGCAAATTGAAGCATTAAAAACACAGCCAGTTTCCGTGAAAGAATTAGAAAGGGTAAAAACTAATGCCCGTGCGGGTTTGTTACGTTCCCTAGATTCTAATATGGGGATGGCGCAGCAGTTATTAGAATACGAAGTCAAAACTGGTTCCTGGAAGAATTTGTTTGAAAAGTTAGAAAAAATTGAAGCCGTAACCGCTCAAGATGTGATGCGCGTCGCAAAAGAGACTTTTGTGGCAGAAAATCGCACCGTCGGAAAATTATTGCCGAAGAAGCCCGGTAGTTAAGAGATGGGGAAATAAGGAGATGGGGAGATAAGGAAATAAATTTAAGCTCCTCACTCCTAATTCCCAATGCCCAATGCCCAATGCCCCATTCCCAATTCCCAATTAGGAGAGAGAATGAAGATTAAAAGAATAAGGTACAACAAAAAAGTGAAAAGATTGCTTTACTCGTTACTGGTTTGTTTGGCTTTTGTACTGGTAAGTTTTGACTTTTCTGGTGCAATGGCACAGCAAGTAACGGCACAAGTTAAGTATACGCCCAAGCATTATACTGACTTGAAATTCGAGCCGGTAGGTGAAATCAAGTTGCCCGAATACGAACGGTACCAACTTGATAACGGCATGATAGTTTATTTAATGGAAAATCATGAGCTGCCGTTGGTTAATGGTAGAGCGATAATTCATACTGGTTCACGGTTTGAGCCTGCTGACGAGGTTGGTTTGGCTCAGCTGACGGGTGGAGTAATGCGTACTGGAGGTACTGTGCAACATCCTCCCGACGAACTTAACCAAATGTTGGAACAAA comes from Rivularia sp. PCC 7116 and encodes:
- a CDS encoding aminopeptidase P family protein; its protein translation is MTTTSTSNSLAETLRKRREKLADLIDFPAVFWSGNPSPRNFSANIFPHRPSSHFLYFAGLPLKNTAIRLEAGKLQLFIDNPSPSSALWHGEMPSRDEIAEQIGADEAYPMAELESYLQDVATIAVQDAASWTQQSQLLDRWILPQRPPENKDLQLAKAVAQLRLTHDEAALDEIRQAVAVTIEAHKAGMAATAAAKTEAQVRAAMESVIIARNMTTSYNSIVTVRGEVLHNEHYENSLNSDDLLLADVGAETPNGWAADVTRTWAVSGKFSSTQRDIYDVVLAAHDACIDKISPGIEYEDIHLCACQVIAEGLIDLGILQGNPEELVNVDAHALFFPHGIGHLLGLDVHDMEDLGDLAGYEEGRQRSGRFGLGYLRLNRPLHAGMVVTIEPGFYQVPAIVNNSENRDNFKQFVNWERLSQFADVRGIRIEDDVLVTDNGSEVLTAALPTQADAVEKLTVNG
- a CDS encoding DUF4332 domain-containing protein, whose product is MKQSNWLIEELPGLSQDEINNLKNNGFTTTLALVKQGKTPQEKLILAQKLQVHVQYVNKWVALADLARIPSVGTEYSGLLLHAGIASVVQLSTTPPHRLHKQILRLQVATLQRRDLCPAVEQVNEWVEQAKKLSVRS
- a CDS encoding TetR/AcrR family transcriptional regulator; translation: MRAFKSPPPPEIQTRDRILQAAQKLFASQGFDGTTTRDLAQKAGVAEGTLFRHFSNKKAILVEVATAGWVDILTDLLTELSEMGSYKAVAQVMRRRMWNLQKNADMMKVCFMEAQFHPELRDRIQKEVIDKMTDVAEAFFQTAMDKGIYRKTDAKLVAQVFLGMFAVAGFSHNTLMEPDASPQEKQKMAEGLADIFLNGVLEKE
- a CDS encoding pitrilysin family protein; this translates as MGNISRRLFALLLALVFCWEFLPAAASAQTPSGETSIQPYLDRVTENLTEFKLDNGMKFIVLRRQKAPVVSFLTYADVGGVDEPEGKTGVAHFLEHLAFKGTDRIGTKNYAKETRLLDRLDKLAAQIQQASSAEQKDKVAQLKARFKKIEEQARQTVKQNELGRIVEQAGGVGLNATTSTEATKYFYSFPSNKLELWMSLESERFLNPELRREFYKEKDVILEERRMRVDNSPIGQMIEKFNDTAFQKHPYKRPVIGYDKDIRNLTTEDVQQFFDTYYVPSNITVAVVGDVQPAEVKKLAEAYFGRYEAKPKPEQELAVEPKQTQEKEFTLNLPSQPWYLEGYHRPSINDPDNAVYDIISGLLSDGRTSRLYKSLVEKQQLALAAQGFSGFPGDKYPNLMLFYALTAPGRSVDEVAKALREQIEALKTQPVSVKELERVKTNARAGLLRSLDSNMGMAQQLLEYEVKTGSWKNLFEKLEKIEAVTAQDVMRVAKETFVAENRTVGKLLPKKPGS